Proteins from one Gilliamella sp. ESL0443 genomic window:
- a CDS encoding molecular chaperone HscC: MVIHPPIGIDLGTTNSLICVWQNGQPTLIPNSIGEVVTPSAVSIDEDNTILVGHAALSRLTTHPSRSAAAFKRFLGSSKVFELGDQKFTPTELSALVLKSLKADAEAFLKQEIRDVVISVPAYFNDEQRKQTRFAAELAGLNAVRLINEPTAASMAYGLHEEQSGNTLVFDLGGGTFDVTVLEYAMPIIEVHASAGDNYLGGEDFTHEIVKACLSEWELKQEDIPVDDYARLLDLAEQLKCKLSGEQMHNLTWFWQDKQWQFSLNEVRAKSIWLPLLNRLRAPVEQALSDARLKANELEHIVLVGGSSQLGVVRELVTKLFGKLPYRHINPTTIVAQGAAVQAACRLRNADVEEVILTDVCPYTLGIEISSGNIKGLFSPIIERNTIVPTSKVKTFYTSYPQQKSIMLSVYQGENPKVENNVLIDEFEVPVTPMEKIQGIDVRFSYDLNGLLEVDVVLLETGALHGKVIDHSPIGLTDKQKQESHDRLAALKIHPRDEMLNRTLLARLERAWAQSLGDERLLIGSYIEAFMEVLNQQNLEEIEQVRSEIESNLNDLNR, translated from the coding sequence GTGGTTATACATCCTCCAATAGGTATTGATTTAGGTACTACCAATAGTTTAATTTGTGTTTGGCAAAACGGCCAGCCGACACTAATTCCCAATTCAATAGGTGAAGTTGTTACTCCTTCAGCTGTCAGCATTGATGAAGATAATACCATTTTGGTTGGTCATGCGGCTTTATCTCGTTTAACTACTCATCCTAGTCGTAGTGCAGCAGCATTCAAACGTTTTTTAGGTTCAAGTAAAGTTTTTGAGTTGGGCGATCAAAAATTTACCCCAACAGAACTTTCAGCATTAGTTTTAAAATCATTAAAAGCGGATGCTGAAGCTTTCTTGAAACAAGAAATTCGTGATGTCGTGATTTCAGTTCCCGCTTATTTTAATGACGAACAGCGTAAACAAACTCGCTTTGCTGCTGAGCTTGCAGGATTAAACGCAGTCCGTCTAATCAATGAGCCCACCGCTGCTTCAATGGCGTATGGATTACATGAAGAACAATCAGGAAATACGCTGGTTTTTGACTTAGGTGGAGGCACATTTGATGTGACAGTATTGGAATATGCAATGCCAATCATTGAGGTTCATGCATCAGCAGGCGATAACTACTTAGGCGGTGAAGATTTTACTCATGAAATAGTTAAAGCATGTTTGAGTGAATGGGAACTTAAACAAGAAGATATTCCTGTCGATGATTATGCGCGTTTATTGGATTTAGCTGAACAATTAAAATGTAAGCTAAGTGGCGAGCAAATGCATAATTTGACATGGTTTTGGCAAGATAAGCAATGGCAATTTTCATTAAATGAAGTAAGAGCTAAGTCAATTTGGTTGCCATTACTCAATCGATTACGAGCGCCAGTTGAACAAGCATTAAGTGATGCTCGCTTAAAGGCTAATGAACTCGAACATATTGTTTTAGTTGGTGGTTCATCGCAATTAGGTGTGGTTCGTGAGTTAGTGACAAAGTTATTTGGTAAACTGCCTTATCGTCATATCAATCCAACTACTATTGTTGCACAAGGTGCAGCTGTTCAGGCGGCATGTCGTTTGCGAAATGCCGATGTTGAAGAGGTTATTCTAACCGATGTTTGCCCATATACACTTGGTATTGAAATTTCTTCGGGTAATATTAAAGGGTTATTTTCGCCAATTATTGAGCGTAATACGATAGTTCCAACTTCAAAGGTCAAAACGTTTTACACTTCATACCCTCAACAAAAAAGTATTATGCTTTCTGTTTATCAAGGTGAGAATCCAAAGGTTGAAAATAACGTTTTGATTGATGAATTTGAAGTGCCAGTCACACCTATGGAAAAAATACAAGGTATTGATGTTCGCTTTAGTTATGATTTAAATGGTTTGCTTGAAGTCGACGTGGTATTACTTGAAACAGGGGCATTGCATGGTAAAGTGATTGATCACAGTCCGATTGGATTAACCGATAAACAAAAACAAGAAAGCCATGACCGATTAGCGGCACTTAAAATTCATCCTCGTGATGAAATGTTAAATCGTACTTTATTAGCAAGGTTAGAGAGAGCATGGGCACAATCATTGGGTGATGAACGACTACTCATTGGCTCTTATATCGAAGCTTTTATGGAAGTCTTAAATCAGCAAAATCTTGAAGAGATAGAACAGGTTCGAAGCGAAATTGAATCGAATCTTAACGATCTTAATCGATAA